From the Rhinatrema bivittatum chromosome 7, aRhiBiv1.1, whole genome shotgun sequence genome, one window contains:
- the CBLN1 gene encoding cerebellin-1, giving the protein MLSVELLLGVAWLAGLASGQNETEPIVLEGKCLVVCDSNPTSDPTGTALGISVRSGSAKVAFSVIRSTNHEPSEMSNRTMIIYFDQILVNIGNNFDYERSTFISPRKGIYSFNFHVVKVYNRQTIQVSLMLNGWPVISAFAGDQDVTREAASNGVLIQMEKGDRVYLKLERGNLMGGWKYSTFSGFLVFPL; this is encoded by the exons ATGCTTTCCGTCGAGCTTTTACTGGGGGTGGCGTGGCTGGCGGGGCTGGCGAGCGGGCAGAACGAGACCGAGCCCATCGTGCTGGAGGGCAAGTGCCTGGTGGTGTGCGACTCCAACCCCACCTCGGACCCCACGGGCACCGCGCTGGGCATCTCGGTGCGATCGGGCAGCGCCAAGGTGGCGTTCTCGGTCATCCGGAGCACCAACCACGAGCCCTCGGAGATGAGCAACCGGACCATGATCATTTACTTTGACCAG ATATTAGTGAATATTGGAAACAACTTTGACTACGAAAGAAGCACTTTTATATCTCCGAGGAAAGGGATTTACAGTTTCAATTTTCACGTGGTGAAAGTGTACAACAGACAAACGATTCAG GTGAGTTTAATGTTGAATGGTTGGCCGGTAATTTCAGCCTTTGCTGGGGATCAAGATGTGACCCGGGAGGCTGCCAGCAATGGAGTTCTCATTcagatggagaaaggagacagagtaTATCTAAAACTGGAAAGAGGCAACTTGATGGGAGGCTGGAAATATTCCACTTTCTCTGGATTTCTCGTGTTCCCTCTttaa